The genomic DNA GGAAAACATCAGCGGCGCCGCCACCGGCTGGTCCGCCTGGTCCGCGCCGCTGGCCCAGCAGGCACGCCAGCGCTATCAGGCACACCGCGAACGCCTGCCCCTGGAGGCGGTGGTCGAAGGGGATGACGAAACCCTTCAACAACCCACTGACACCCCCACCTCTGCCTCTGCCGCCTCGCTGGCTGACACCATCACTGACGAGGCCGCAGTGCGCCAAGCCACCATTGCAGCGGCGCTGGAGCGCGCCCGCCAGCGACGAGCGCAACCGCGCTAAGCACCTTCCCCGGAGGCCGGGCTTTCTACGAGGCCCCCGCCGAACAGGATAAGTGCTCAGGCAGAGCCCTCGGAGTCAACCAGAGGCAAGACAAACATCTCAAAATCGCACACATTGGCGCAACTTTTCACGTGGAGTCAAGGCGCCCATGGTGCCCCGCATTCAAAGCGCACGTGCCCAGAGACTTATGGCGAGCCAGAGCTTGTTGGAGGCACTGATGTACAACCCGGCCGCCCCCCGGGACGTACGGACGGGCATGAAATTGCACGGAAAAAACCGGTAAAACCGCTCCTGTCCTCGTTCGCCCATTCAACGAGTGGTGGCTGGCTCAATTTTGCATCGTCTCACAACCTGCAACGCTGATTCGCCGCACGGCATGGGAGGCGGCTGGAGGTGTGGACGAGACTCTTCACATGGCGATGGACTACGACTTGTGGTGGCGTTTATACAAGACCTTTGGACCGCTGGAATTCGTGGACTCTTTTCTGGCAACCAACCGCGAACACCAGGAAACAAAAACCAGCACCCGGCGCAAAGAGCATTATCGAGAAGCGATGGCGGTGGTGCATCGGCACTATGGCCGGATTCCCCTGAAATGGTGGCTGGCGCCGCCCTATTCCGTCTGGTATCGCTCCATGACAAACAACTGATTTCAAGTATTTTCAGCAATATCAGATGACATCACCCCGAATTCTGGTTGATTCTGGAAACTATTTCTCCAACAATGACAATGTGGGAGACAGGGCGATCTACCAGGTCATTTATCATCGATTGCGGCATCTTTGGCCTGATTGTGGAATTCACTGGATCACCCGCAGTGCAGCCTTGCTCCAGAGAGATTGTCCCGGGGTGATTGCGCTTGAGCTCACGGAGGAACGCGATTCCCGGTCGCTGCTCGTTTCTGGTGCAGATCACCTGGACTCGGCAACGCCATTGCCTTCAGACGCGGCACGCATCGTGTCGGCCTTGAGGAACTGCGACATGGTGATAGCGACCGGTGGTGGATACTTCAGCGATGATTTTTCCGGCCAAGCGGAGGCCATTCTTCATACACTGGAGGCGGGGATCAGGCTCGGCAAGCCAGCCGCTATTCTGAGCTGTGGATTTGAGCCCATCGGTGTTCGCAGCCTCTCTGACCTGATGCTGGGCGTAGTCCCATTGCTGAGCCTGGTGGTCTGCAGGGAGCCGCAGCAGAGTCCGATGGTGGCGAGATCATTTGGCGTACAGGAGCAGCGCCTGGTCGTGGCAGGAGACGAAGCCATTGAACTGGCGTTTGACGCGCGTCCCCGCGCCTTGGGCGAAAGCCTGGGCATCAATGTCCGCCAGGCAGACTACGCCGGTGTCGATTCCAGCACGCTGGTCCGCTTGCGCGAGGGTCTGGGTTTGGCCATTTCGCGGCTGGACGCACCCATCGTTGGCGTGCCCATTTCACTTTTCGGACCTTCGGATCCCGACGCCATTGCGTCCTTGCTCCGTGGCATGGCTGACTACGTCCCCAGCCTTGCAACCACACCGCATGATGTGATTAGGGAGGTCGGTGCGTGCCGCGTGGTCGTCACCGGCAGCTACCACGCGGCGGTGTTCGCTTTGTCGCAAGGGGTTTCCGTGGTCGCTTTGGCGGCATCCCCGCACTACAGATCGAAAATGCAAGGGCTTCAAGCCCAGTTTGGAGCCGCCTGCCGCATCGTGTTTCTGGACCGCGAGGATACCGCCATACGTCTGGCAACGGCCATCCAGGATGCCTGGGACGAAGCGGAGTCCGAGCGACCGCAATTGCTGCAGGCGGCGCGCCGGCAGGTCATTGCGGGCCGGGCAGTTTATGAACAGTTGGGCAAACTCATGGATGATTCATCGGGTCGCCCGCGCAATGGCACGATCCCGCAACTGGCAACCTTTCCAATGCAACCACCCATGCACAAAGAAATCACCAGGCTTTCGTTATCTCCTGAAGAGATAGAACAATTTCGGACACAAGGCTATGTGGGGCCGTTCACTGCATTCACTCCGCAGGAAATGGAAAAATTCCGCGCAACGGTGCGTGAGCGGGTGTTGCCGACCCCCACGCCTTACTGCCCCTTCGGGCTGCGTGTTCGCCACCTCGACAGCCGAACAGTGCATGAGATGTGCTCAGCCCCGGCCATCGTGGAGCGGATGGCTTCAATCTACGGGCCCGACCTGGTCTTGTGGAATTCCAATCTGTTCAACAAGCCTCCTGCCCGGCCCGAACAGCCCGAAGAGTACCCATGGCACCAGGACCACTACAACTGGAACATGGAGCCCATCCTGAACATTTCCGCGTGGCTGGCGATTACATCCGCCACCCTTGAAAATGGATGCGTGGAAATCATCCCGGGCTCTCACCGGCAGATCATTCCCCCGGCAGTCGATACCGATCCGGCCATGAGCCTCAGGTTCGGCGGAATCGCATCAGACCCCGCCTACGTGGACGAAACACGCAAGGTGGCACTGGTGCTGGAACCTGGCCAGTTTTTTCTGTTCAACGAACGGCTTTTGCATCACTCCAACCCCAACCGCACGATGGAGCACCGGCTCGGGCTTGCCGTCCGGGTGACGGTGCCCATCGCAAAGGTCAGCGAGCCCTTCCCATGCGTCATGCTGCGGGGCGAAGACCGCATGGGTTTCAACCGCTACATCGAAGCGCCCCTGGACGAGCCCGACGCACATTGGGTTGCTTCGTTGCCGCCCGGGCACGACTACCTGTTTGACCGCCCTATTCCAGGACGGGGCTGGCATCTGCGGGAGATCGAAGGACAAAGCCACTTCGCGTGGACAGGCCTGGAGTCCCAGGCGTGGATCGATTTCCGCCCCCTGGATGCTGGTGAGCATCTTCTGCGGCTGGAGGTAATTCACTTGCTGACGCATGCCGCAGTCAGCGAGCTTAAACTGCTTGTGAACGGACAACCGATGGCGGTGACCCACCAGCAAGCTGGCGAAGTGCTCATTCTGGAAGCCCAGGTCCCTGAAGCTGCCTTGCGAATCCGTTCGGACCGCGTGCGGGTTGTGCTCCAAGGTTCATCCCTGGTACGCCCCTGCGATCTGGACCCCGCGAGCACGGACAAGCGCTCGCTTGGGTTGGGAATTCGTCGGATCACGTTTGTACCCACTGATACGGCTCTGGCCGCAACCACCGAGAAAGAGCCCATGCAACCGCCGACACCCAAAGCCGAAGCCTGGTACCGCAGACTGTTTGAATAGCGCATCGAACCGGGCCCAAGCCCGGCTATTCAGCGCGCCGCCAGCGCCTTGTACACCCCACACCCCACATACAGATCTCCCACGCGGCTGACATAGGACATCTTTGTCTGCACCGCGCCGGTGGAGGGGTTGGTGATGTTGTACTCCACCCAGCCCGGGGCATGGTCGGCCTGGCCGACGATATCGCTCACGAGGCGGTCCCCCGCGATGCCCGGGATGTCCTGTACGCGTGTGCCCACCTTGGCGGTGTTGCCACCAAAGGCAAGATAAGTGCCGGCGGTATCCAGCACGAACACATACATGTCCCGGTCGTGGTATGGCTGGCTCTTGTCGGTAATGCTGCGCAGGAACTGGTCGCGCGAAGTGCTCTTGTGCAGTGCGACGGCCCTGCTCACCAGCACCACGGCCTCCTCGGCGGTGCCCTGCTGCAGGCGAAATGCCGACACCGCGCGCGACAACGTGGATGCCCGGCTCTCCAGGGCTTCGGCCTGTTGCACGGCATGGCCCACCATCTGGGCGTTGTGCTGGGTGATCTGGTCCAGTTGCTGCACGGCGGCACTGACTTCGCGCAGGCCCGTGCTCTGCTCGGTGCTCGACCCGGAGATCTCGGACATGCTGGCCGCCACGCTGCGAATACCTCCCGCCATGTCGGAGATGCCCTCCCCGGCCGAACGGATCAGGCCTGCGCTGGTCTCGACCTGGCTGACCGAGGCGCCGATCAGCTCGCGGATTTCGTGCGCCGCATCGCTGGACCGCTTGGCCAGCGTGCGCACCTCCGCGGCCACCACGGCAAACCCGCGGCCCTGCTCGCCCGCCCGTGCGGCCTCGACGGCGGCGTTCAGGGCCAGGATGTTGGTCTGAAATGCAATGCTATCGATGACGCCGATGATTTCGGTCATCCGCCGCGCCCCTTGCTGGATGGCTTCGACCGATTGAACGGCACGTGCCATGGCTTGCGCGCCCGCATCGGCCGCGCTGCGCACCTGGGCGGCCCGCGCATCGGCACTCTGGGCCGTCTGCGCGTTGTTCTGCACGGCGGACGACAACTGTTCCACGCTGGCCGCTGTCTGTTCCAGATTGGCCGCCTGCTGCTCGGTGCGGTCGGCCAGGGACCGGTTGCCCTCGGCCAGGCTCTGGCCCGCATGGGCCACCAGCGCCGCGTTGCTGCGGATGTCGGCCACCATGGAGGAGAGCGTGATCACCATGCGGTCGAGCGACTTCGCCATCTCTGCGACCTCATCGTGCCCATGGTCGCCACGGGCCTGTGCGCGCAGATCCCCGCCCTGGGTCAGCTCGATGGTCCGCGCCAGCCCGGCGAGGTCGCTCGAGAGGCTGATGTAGAGCGCCAGCAGGGCATAGGCCACCGCTCCGGCACCCAGCGCGAACAACCACCAGGGCGATCCCCATGCCGCGATGGCGAGCGCGGCCACCACCAGGAAACCCAGCGAGAGCAGTTTGCCAGGCAGATGCCACCTGCGCATCCACCAAAGTCCCGGACGCAGCGGTAGGAATCCTGACATCATGTCTCCTCTTGTCGTTCTTGCAACTGGCGCGAATCCTAGGGGCCGGCACTTACGGCGGATTGACAGACCGGGTGCAGGGGGCCTGCCGGGGCGCCGCCCACCCGGGCCCGCAGCCCGCGCATGCTGCGGCAATGGACCGGGTCCATCGCCCATAATGGCGCCCCATGAATCCCCTGCTTTCCCATCTCCAGCCCTACCCTTTCGAGCGGCTGCGGCAGCTATTCGCGGGGGTGGCTCCCCCGGCAGCCTACAGTCCCATCAGCCTGGGCATGGGCGAGCCACGCCATCCTACACCGCAGTTCATCAAAGATGCACTTAGTAACAACCTCAGTGGGCTGGCGAGCTACCCGGCCACGGCGGGGGAGCCGGCTCTGCGCGAGGCCTTCACCCGATGGCTGAATCAGCGGTATGCGATCACCCTGGACCCCGCGACCCAGGTCCTGCCCGTGAACGGTTCGCGGGAAGCGCTTTTCTCGTTTGCGCAGACCGTCATCGACCCTTCACAGGGCCAGCCGCTGGTGGTCTGCCCCAATCCGTTCTATCAGATCTACGAAGGCGCCGCGCTGCTGGCGGGCGCCACCCCCTACTACGCGGCCAGCGATCCGGCGCGCAACTTCGCGGTGGATTGGGACGCCGTGCCGGAAACGGTGTGGCAGCGGACCCAGCTGCTTTTCGTGTGCTCCCCCGGCAACCCCACCGGCGCGGTCATGCCGCTCGGCGAATGGAAGAAGCTCTTTGAACTGAGCGACCGCTATGGTTTTGTCATTGCCTCGGACGAGTGCTACAGCGAGATCTACTTCCGCGACGAACCTCCATTGGGCGGCCTGCAAGCCGCAGACCAGCTGGGTCGCGGCGGCTACAGGAACCTCATTTCCTTCACCAGCCTCTCCAAGCGCAGCAACGTGCCCGGCATGCGCAGCGGCTTCGTGGCGGGTGACGCGGCCCTCATCAAGGCGTTCCTGCTGTACCGCACCTACCATGGCAGCGCCATGAGCCCCATCGTGCAGGCGGCCAGCATTGCCGCCTGGGGCGATGAACAGCACGTGGTGGAGAACCGCGCGCGCTACCGCAAGAAATTCGCCCAGGTCACGCCCTTGCTCGCCGGCGTCATGGAAGTCGCCCTGCCG from Acidovorax sp. A79 includes the following:
- a CDS encoding phytanoyl-CoA dioxygenase family protein, producing the protein MTSPRILVDSGNYFSNNDNVGDRAIYQVIYHRLRHLWPDCGIHWITRSAALLQRDCPGVIALELTEERDSRSLLVSGADHLDSATPLPSDAARIVSALRNCDMVIATGGGYFSDDFSGQAEAILHTLEAGIRLGKPAAILSCGFEPIGVRSLSDLMLGVVPLLSLVVCREPQQSPMVARSFGVQEQRLVVAGDEAIELAFDARPRALGESLGINVRQADYAGVDSSTLVRLREGLGLAISRLDAPIVGVPISLFGPSDPDAIASLLRGMADYVPSLATTPHDVIREVGACRVVVTGSYHAAVFALSQGVSVVALAASPHYRSKMQGLQAQFGAACRIVFLDREDTAIRLATAIQDAWDEAESERPQLLQAARRQVIAGRAVYEQLGKLMDDSSGRPRNGTIPQLATFPMQPPMHKEITRLSLSPEEIEQFRTQGYVGPFTAFTPQEMEKFRATVRERVLPTPTPYCPFGLRVRHLDSRTVHEMCSAPAIVERMASIYGPDLVLWNSNLFNKPPARPEQPEEYPWHQDHYNWNMEPILNISAWLAITSATLENGCVEIIPGSHRQIIPPAVDTDPAMSLRFGGIASDPAYVDETRKVALVLEPGQFFLFNERLLHHSNPNRTMEHRLGLAVRVTVPIAKVSEPFPCVMLRGEDRMGFNRYIEAPLDEPDAHWVASLPPGHDYLFDRPIPGRGWHLREIEGQSHFAWTGLESQAWIDFRPLDAGEHLLRLEVIHLLTHAAVSELKLLVNGQPMAVTHQQAGEVLILEAQVPEAALRIRSDRVRVVLQGSSLVRPCDLDPASTDKRSLGLGIRRITFVPTDTALAATTEKEPMQPPTPKAEAWYRRLFE
- a CDS encoding methyl-accepting chemotaxis protein — encoded protein: MSGFLPLRPGLWWMRRWHLPGKLLSLGFLVVAALAIAAWGSPWWLFALGAGAVAYALLALYISLSSDLAGLARTIELTQGGDLRAQARGDHGHDEVAEMAKSLDRMVITLSSMVADIRSNAALVAHAGQSLAEGNRSLADRTEQQAANLEQTAASVEQLSSAVQNNAQTAQSADARAAQVRSAADAGAQAMARAVQSVEAIQQGARRMTEIIGVIDSIAFQTNILALNAAVEAARAGEQGRGFAVVAAEVRTLAKRSSDAAHEIRELIGASVSQVETSAGLIRSAGEGISDMAGGIRSVAASMSEISGSSTEQSTGLREVSAAVQQLDQITQHNAQMVGHAVQQAEALESRASTLSRAVSAFRLQQGTAEEAVVLVSRAVALHKSTSRDQFLRSITDKSQPYHDRDMYVFVLDTAGTYLAFGGNTAKVGTRVQDIPGIAGDRLVSDIVGQADHAPGWVEYNITNPSTGAVQTKMSYVSRVGDLYVGCGVYKALAAR
- the dapC gene encoding succinyldiaminopimelate transaminase, which produces MNPLLSHLQPYPFERLRQLFAGVAPPAAYSPISLGMGEPRHPTPQFIKDALSNNLSGLASYPATAGEPALREAFTRWLNQRYAITLDPATQVLPVNGSREALFSFAQTVIDPSQGQPLVVCPNPFYQIYEGAALLAGATPYYAASDPARNFAVDWDAVPETVWQRTQLLFVCSPGNPTGAVMPLGEWKKLFELSDRYGFVIASDECYSEIYFRDEPPLGGLQAADQLGRGGYRNLISFTSLSKRSNVPGMRSGFVAGDAALIKAFLLYRTYHGSAMSPIVQAASIAAWGDEQHVVENRARYRKKFAQVTPLLAGVMEVALPDAGFYLWAKVPEALGMDDAEFARALLAQYNVTVLPGSYLAREAQGSNPGAQRVRMALVAETEECVEAALRIVQFIQSRTA